ACCGCACGAAGTCGTACATGATCGGCGGCGGTTCGGCTTGTTCGTAGAGCTCGACCAAGTCGTCGAGCGCGATCCGGATACTGGGGGGATCCGCCACCATGAGGTCGAAATCAACATGCAGGCGCGATTCTCCTTCGGGCAACAGTGAGAGTGTGAGAGCGGTCATCGGACCTCTCGTCGGATCAGGGTCGCGTCGGGTGAAATTCTCGCGCACCGTTTCCAACGCCGATTCCACGGATCCCGCAGCACGATCGCTGAAATCGTGCACAACTAGTGTGTCGATAGGCTCCGCGCTAATAATTCCCTGCCTTTCGGTGGGAAAAACGGCGCGCAACATCGGATGTCTTTCCTGCAGCTCATGGTAGGCCGTGGCCAACCGGGAGACGTCCGGAACAGCTTTGGGGGCGAACTCGAAGTACATGTGGCACCCGACCCCGCCGAGCGGCTGCTCGGGGTTTCTGCCCAACCAGTACGACCGCTGAACAGGGGTAGTCGGAAAGGATTCGATGATTTCGGAATCTATTTCACGCATCTACTCTCGCCTCCAAGAGGCTTGCACGCTGTCGAGTGCGTCGACGAGGATGTCCGCACCCTGCCGCAGCTCTTCATCGCTGACCGTCAACGGCGGCATGATCCGCAGACAATTTCCCCTGAGTCCCCCGAGCCCGATCAAAAGCCCGTTCTCGCGGCACGCGTCCTGCACGGCCGTTGCGAACTCTGAGCTGGGCACGGTCGTTCCGGGCAAGACGCATGTCAACCCCAACAGCAGCCCCCGCCCCCGCAGTCGATCCACGCACGAGAGCCCGGCTCCTCGCTCCAACCGATTCCGCAGCAGCTCTCCCGCTCGATATGCCCTGTCGGCCAGATTCCGACGCTCGATCACCTCCAGCGTGGCGATTCCCGCGCTGACGGCCAGCTGATTGCCCCCAAAGGTCGATATCGAGGGCATGGGAAGGCACGACATGATTTCACGCCGCCCGACCACCCCACCCAGGGCGAAACCGTTGGCCACGCCCTTGGCGAAGACCAGCATGTCGGGACATACCTCGTCCCACTCATAACCCCAGAAGCGACCGGTGCGTCCCCAACCCGTCTGAACTTCATCGACGATCAGGGGAATACCCCGGCCATCGAGGATCTCGGCGTAACTCGCCAACTGCCGGGGTTCCAACGGCACCGCCCCGGCGATCCCCTGCACCGGTTCGGCCAGCATCGCCGCGACTGGCTGCGGCAACACCTCGTCGACGAGTTCCTCCAGCTCCTCGGAACACAACCGCAGATACGAGGCGTGATCCAGGTCCGACACGACCCCCTCTTCCGGCTGCCCGGCCCGGACATGAGTGACGTTCAATGGTGAGGCTCCCAGGCCGTGCCATCGGTTGTCCCCCGTCGTCGAAAGCGCACCGAACGAGCGACCATGGTAACTGTGGCGCAAAGCGATGACTTGTCGACTACGTCGGTACTCGGTGGCGAGGAGCAACGCGGTCTCCACCGCCTCACTTCCAGAACACGTGAAGAAAACGACCGAATCGGGAATCCCGGAAAGCCGTGCGATACGTTCAGCCAGCTCGACACGAGAACGGTCCAGGTAGAACGTCGATGTGTGCACGATTCCGGTCCGGATCCGCTCGAGAACCCGATCCCGAACCTCCGGAACGTCATAGCCGAGCGAATTAGCGGCGATGCCGGAATAGAAGTCGAGATACTCCCGCCCGAGCCGGTCGTACAGGTGGCGCCCGTTTCCCGATACGATTTCCAGTGGCGCGGCAGGATGGTACAGGGAAGTCCATGTCGGCATTACGTGTTGACGCCGCAGCATCAACTCGATGGACGCCTGATCGTCCATACCTTCCCTCCAGAGCTGCACCTGTAGCGAGGTCGGCCGTATCTGGAGACGGTATGGGCAACTGACGGTACGGGCAACTGCGGACTCGATACTGACACGAGGCTAATACATACGACCTCTGGTCCCCGCACAAAGGGGGGCTTCGAGATATTCATCCGGTTGGATCGATCGAGTGCGGTGCCCCACCAAGGCTCCGGCCGCGCGGCCCGAGGGCGACCGCGCGACCGGAGCGGGGCGAGCTCACCGTCAGTGAGCGCAGTACACCGAGGCCTCCTCCGAGGTCTCGCGGATGCCGTTGGGGCCGTTGATGATGCGCTCGCCCCACGGGGTCAGCTGGTTCGGGTCGAAGTCCCGCACCATGTCGAGGTACTCGACCCCGCCGCTGTTGCCGCTCCAGGACCACCCGATGTAGCCGAGCCCGAGCGACTCGGCGGTGGACATGACGGCGTCCTCGGCCGGATCACCGTCGGAGTGGCGGTGCCCGAACTCACCGACGATGATGGGCAGTCCGGCGTCGACGAAGTGGTTCAGGTAGTTCCTGACCTTGGTGGCGGTGTCGAACACGCCGTACATGTGGACGGAGAACACGGTGTTGCCCGCCGGGTCGGCCTGGAACACCGAAGCGGCGTTGTCACGCATCGTGTACGTCCAGTCCTGGCCCCAGTTCGGGGCGTCCGCGATCAGGGTGTGCCCGAACCCGAGGTCCCGCATCCGCTGGATCGCGTTCGAAGTGTCCTCGCTCCAAGCCTCGTAACCGGTGTTGCCGAACGGCTCGTTGCCGAGGTTGATGATGACGTGGTCCTCTTCCCCGACCAGTGCGCTCCTGACGCTGTTCCAGTAGTCCACGGCCCGCGACAGCGGTACCGCTCCGGACTTCTCCGGATACCCGATGGTGTCGTGCACTTCCAGCACGCAGACCAGCTCGTTGCGTTCGCAGTCGTCGACCACGGACGCCACGTCGGCGGTGTCGTTGCGGTTCCAGAGGTCACCGCTGCTGAGCACCACCCGTACGGTGTTCGCTCCGGTGGCCTTGATGTCGGCCAACGAATCCG
The nucleotide sequence above comes from Actinopolyspora erythraea. Encoded proteins:
- a CDS encoding aspartate aminotransferase family protein, with protein sequence MDDQASIELMLRRQHVMPTWTSLYHPAAPLEIVSGNGRHLYDRLGREYLDFYSGIAANSLGYDVPEVRDRVLERIRTGIVHTSTFYLDRSRVELAERIARLSGIPDSVVFFTCSGSEAVETALLLATEYRRSRQVIALRHSYHGRSFGALSTTGDNRWHGLGASPLNVTHVRAGQPEEGVVSDLDHASYLRLCSEELEELVDEVLPQPVAAMLAEPVQGIAGAVPLEPRQLASYAEILDGRGIPLIVDEVQTGWGRTGRFWGYEWDEVCPDMLVFAKGVANGFALGGVVGRREIMSCLPMPSISTFGGNQLAVSAGIATLEVIERRNLADRAYRAGELLRNRLERGAGLSCVDRLRGRGLLLGLTCVLPGTTVPSSEFATAVQDACRENGLLIGLGGLRGNCLRIMPPLTVSDEELRQGADILVDALDSVQASWRRE
- a CDS encoding glycoside hydrolase family 5 protein, coding for MKRRLTMPAAVLGVLAMAVLLTLSQASFGMAGKAAAATGFHVANGRLLDANGNDFVMRGINHAHTWYPNETDSLADIKATGANTVRVVLSSGDLWNRNDTADVASVVDDCERNELVCVLEVHDTIGYPEKSGAVPLSRAVDYWNSVRSALVGEEDHVIINLGNEPFGNTGYEAWSEDTSNAIQRMRDLGFGHTLIADAPNWGQDWTYTMRDNAASVFQADPAGNTVFSVHMYGVFDTATKVRNYLNHFVDAGLPIIVGEFGHRHSDGDPAEDAVMSTAESLGLGYIGWSWSGNSGGVEYLDMVRDFDPNQLTPWGERIINGPNGIRETSEEASVYCAH